In the Flagellimonas sp. MMG031 genome, one interval contains:
- a CDS encoding HAMP domain-containing sensor histidine kinase → MLTAEQKLKERIKELTCLYEVTSLIVNCDYDDMETALLGIVQCLQRAWQFNEDTYVLLSNSDYFIKTEEKGEDYVFLESVITVFNKPRGEIKVGYPSPKYQLKDFLEEEQQLLDNVCLKVGNLLERKEIKEKEEQIRRQVEQADRLRILGEITAGIAHELNTPLANILGFTELLQEHISDDPQALKDLDKIITNTIFSREVVKKLMFFACEMPETREVINVVEVIEEAINMLRTTLRQNDVSCDFEHSEETIELRIDKIQLTQVVFNLIVNAIYFAPPKSTISVSLAIEKENIILKIADQGPGIPEESKAHIFDPFFTTKPVGEGSGLGLSVVHGIVQSHQGSIAVTPNTPAGTIFTLQFPKK, encoded by the coding sequence ATGCTCACTGCCGAACAAAAACTTAAGGAACGCATCAAGGAACTCACCTGTTTGTATGAGGTAACATCCCTCATCGTCAACTGCGATTATGACGATATGGAAACGGCGCTACTCGGCATTGTGCAGTGTTTGCAGCGTGCTTGGCAGTTTAATGAGGATACGTACGTGCTCTTATCCAACTCTGATTATTTTATCAAAACCGAGGAGAAAGGAGAAGATTACGTGTTTTTGGAGTCGGTCATAACCGTGTTCAACAAACCTAGAGGTGAAATCAAGGTGGGGTATCCGTCACCGAAATACCAACTCAAGGATTTTTTGGAGGAAGAGCAACAACTGTTGGACAATGTGTGCTTAAAGGTGGGCAACCTATTGGAACGCAAGGAAATCAAAGAAAAGGAAGAGCAGATACGCCGACAGGTGGAACAAGCTGACAGGCTTCGGATATTGGGAGAGATTACGGCCGGTATCGCCCACGAGCTCAACACACCGCTTGCCAACATTCTGGGCTTTACCGAGCTTCTACAGGAACACATAAGTGATGACCCTCAAGCCCTCAAGGATTTGGATAAAATCATCACGAATACGATTTTTTCACGCGAAGTGGTCAAAAAACTGATGTTCTTCGCTTGCGAAATGCCCGAAACAAGGGAAGTCATCAATGTGGTTGAGGTGATAGAAGAGGCCATCAATATGCTGCGGACTACCTTGCGCCAAAATGATGTCTCTTGTGACTTTGAACATTCCGAAGAAACCATTGAACTTCGTATTGATAAAATCCAGCTGACTCAGGTGGTCTTCAACCTTATAGTGAACGCCATCTATTTTGCGCCGCCAAAAAGCACGATTTCAGTCTCATTGGCGATTGAAAAAGAAAATATCATCCTAAAAATTGCCGATCAAGGGCCGGGCATACCGGAAGAATCCAAAGCACATATTTTTGACCCATTTTTTACCACCAAACCTGTGGGTGAAGGTTCTGGATTGGGACTTAGCGTAGTGCACGGCATTGTGCAGAGTCACCAAGGCAGCATTGCAGTTACCCCGAATACCCCGGCAGGCACTATCTTTACCTTGCAATTCCCTAAAAAATAA
- a CDS encoding type I restriction-modification system subunit M N-terminal domain-containing protein — translation MAKTTTEEPLEKQLWKAADKLRKNIDAAEYKHVVLGLIFLKYISDAFEELYDKLKAGEGEYAGADPEDKDEYKAENVFFVPEKARWSYLL, via the coding sequence ATGGCAAAGACAACCACTGAAGAACCGTTGGAAAAACAACTCTGGAAAGCAGCCGACAAGCTGAGAAAAAACATTGACGCTGCGGAATACAAACACGTAGTACTCGGACTCATATTCCTGAAATACATCTCAGATGCGTTTGAAGAACTCTACGACAAACTAAAAGCAGGCGAAGGAGAATATGCAGGGGCTGACCCAGAGGACAAAGACGAATACAAAGCTGAAAATGTGTTCTTCGTGCCAGAGAAAGCCCGTTGGTCTTACCTACTCTAA
- a CDS encoding N-6 DNA methylase, translating to MDFIEKENVSLKGVLPKVYARQNLDPTSLGELIDMIGNIALGDAKARSADILGHVFEYFLGEFALAEGKKGGQFYTPRSVVELLVEMLEPYKGRVFDPCCGSGGMFVQSEEFVTEHQGKINDISIYGQESNQTTWRLAKMNLAIRGIDSSQVKWNNEGSFLNDAHKDLKADYIIANPPFNVSDWSGDLLRTDGRWKYGTPPTGNANYAWIQHFMYHLAPSGQAGFVLAKGALTSKSGGEGEIRKELVEADLIDCIVNLPAKLFLNTQIPASLWFMSRNRSNGRFRDRRGEILFIDARNMGTLINRRTKVLMPDDVAKIANTYHNWRNKFPSNGGVPAKGGRGGYEDIKGFCASATKERVAELDYVLTPGRYVGLADTADDFDFAERFTSLKAEFEAQLKEEAELNERIAANLQKVKIDE from the coding sequence ATGGACTTCATTGAAAAAGAAAACGTTTCGCTGAAAGGTGTTTTACCTAAAGTCTATGCCCGACAAAATCTTGACCCGACCAGTTTAGGTGAACTCATAGACATGATTGGAAACATTGCCTTGGGTGATGCCAAAGCCCGAAGTGCTGATATATTGGGACATGTGTTTGAATATTTCCTGGGTGAATTTGCCTTGGCAGAAGGTAAAAAGGGCGGACAGTTCTACACGCCAAGAAGCGTAGTTGAACTATTGGTGGAAATGCTTGAACCTTATAAAGGCAGAGTGTTTGACCCTTGCTGTGGTTCAGGTGGAATGTTTGTTCAGTCTGAAGAATTTGTAACTGAACACCAAGGGAAAATCAATGATATTTCCATTTACGGACAGGAAAGCAACCAAACCACTTGGCGACTGGCAAAAATGAATTTGGCCATTAGAGGCATTGACAGTTCACAGGTGAAGTGGAACAACGAAGGCTCGTTTTTGAATGACGCCCACAAAGACCTGAAAGCGGATTACATCATTGCCAACCCACCGTTTAACGTGAGCGACTGGAGCGGTGATTTATTGCGTACCGATGGCCGCTGGAAATACGGCACACCACCAACAGGTAATGCCAACTATGCATGGATTCAGCATTTTATGTACCACTTGGCACCAAGCGGGCAAGCAGGTTTTGTATTGGCTAAAGGCGCTTTGACTTCTAAAAGTGGCGGTGAAGGCGAAATTAGAAAAGAACTGGTGGAAGCCGATTTGATTGACTGCATTGTAAACCTGCCTGCCAAGTTGTTTTTGAATACCCAAATTCCTGCTTCGCTGTGGTTTATGAGCCGTAACCGTAGCAATGGCAGATTCCGCGATCGAAGGGGTGAAATCTTGTTCATTGATGCTCGGAATATGGGCACACTCATCAATAGGCGCACCAAAGTACTGATGCCCGATGATGTGGCCAAAATTGCCAACACCTACCACAACTGGCGCAACAAATTCCCCTCCAATGGAGGGGTGCCCGCCAAAGGCGGGCGGGGTGGTTATGAAGACATCAAAGGCTTCTGTGCTTCTGCTACCAAAGAACGAGTAGCTGAATTGGATTATGTACTCACCCCTGGCCGCTATGTAGGCTTGGCAGACACAGCAGATGACTTTGACTTTGCCGAACGCTTTACCAGCCTAAAAGCCGAGTTTGAAGCCCAACTCAAAGAAGAAGCTGAACTCAACGAACGAATTGCTGCTAACCTTCAAAAAGTGAAGATTGATGAGTGA
- a CDS encoding restriction endonuclease subunit S: MSEWKQYSIEDFAEVKNTLRIPLSKLEREKRQGDFPYYGASGIIDYVDDYLFEGEHVLISEDGENLKSRKTPIAFKADGKFWVNNHAHILKGKRDEFNDLLVYYFANLNINEFITGAVQPKLSKSNLLSIPIFLPEDEEVILEIVDFLKSLTDKIDLLHRQNQTLEQMAETLFRQWFVERESELIPLGECIRTTSGGTPSRKRMDFYEGGIYQWVKSKELNGGYIFDTEEKITLEALKKSSAKLLPENSVLIAMYGATVGQFAIIGQEATCNQAICACLPNDEFPYTFIYHTIKANVDELKSRAVGSAQQNISQVLIKSLEISVNENIDRFHAEVDPMMQKIKANYTQIRTLTALRDTLLPKLMSGEVSLSNFREVRLSD; this comes from the coding sequence ATGAGTGAGTGGAAGCAATATTCGATTGAAGACTTTGCTGAAGTAAAGAACACCCTTAGAATCCCGCTCAGTAAGTTGGAGCGAGAAAAACGACAAGGGGATTTTCCATATTATGGTGCGTCTGGAATTATAGACTATGTAGATGATTATTTATTTGAAGGCGAACATGTCTTAATATCAGAGGATGGTGAAAATTTAAAGTCAAGAAAAACCCCAATTGCTTTTAAAGCTGATGGTAAATTTTGGGTCAATAATCATGCTCATATCTTAAAGGGCAAACGAGATGAATTTAACGATTTACTTGTTTACTATTTCGCAAATCTCAATATCAATGAGTTCATTACTGGGGCTGTTCAACCCAAGTTGAGTAAATCTAACTTACTTTCAATTCCAATATTTCTGCCAGAAGATGAAGAAGTCATTTTAGAAATTGTAGACTTTCTTAAATCTCTTACCGACAAAATAGACCTGCTGCACCGCCAAAACCAAACCCTGGAGCAAATGGCGGAGACGCTGTTTAGGCAGTGGTTTGTGGAGCGAGAATCAGAATTAATTCCACTAGGTGAATGTATTAGAACGACATCAGGCGGTACGCCATCTAGAAAAAGAATGGATTTCTACGAAGGTGGTATATACCAATGGGTCAAATCCAAAGAGCTAAACGGTGGCTACATTTTCGATACAGAAGAAAAAATCACATTAGAAGCACTGAAAAAGTCGAGTGCGAAGTTATTGCCTGAGAACAGTGTATTAATTGCAATGTATGGGGCTACGGTAGGTCAATTTGCAATTATTGGTCAGGAAGCCACATGTAATCAAGCTATTTGTGCTTGTCTTCCTAATGATGAATTCCCATACACATTTATTTACCACACTATCAAAGCAAATGTTGACGAACTAAAAAGCAGAGCAGTCGGCTCTGCTCAGCAAAATATTAGTCAGGTTCTTATCAAAAGTTTGGAAATTTCTGTGAACGAAAACATTGACAGGTTTCATGCAGAAGTTGACCCTATGATGCAGAAAATTAAAGCAAATTATACCCAAATCCGTACCCTAACCGCCCTGCGGGATACGCTGCTGCCGAAGTTGATGAGTGGGGAGGTGAGCTTGTCGAACTTTAGGGAGGTGCGGCTGTCTGACTAA
- a CDS encoding killer suppression protein HigA, translating into MKITFDDKKLEKLANDFKKCQKQMGPIRAKLYNKRLGDLHNALTLEDVRYLPGHYHELTGDRKGQWACDLDQPYRLVFEPHEQPIPTDEDGKYIWLEIKGVEIIEITNYHGK; encoded by the coding sequence GTGAAAATAACCTTTGACGATAAAAAGCTGGAAAAACTGGCGAACGACTTTAAGAAGTGCCAAAAGCAGATGGGGCCAATTCGTGCAAAGCTATACAACAAAAGGCTTGGCGACCTGCACAACGCCCTAACCCTGGAAGACGTTCGATACTTGCCTGGGCATTATCATGAACTCACAGGTGACCGTAAAGGACAGTGGGCCTGCGATCTTGACCAACCGTACAGGCTGGTTTTTGAGCCACACGAACAACCCATTCCCACAGATGAAGATGGAAAATACATCTGGCTTGAAATCAAAGGGGTGGAAATCATAGAGATCACCAACTATCACGGCAAATAA
- a CDS encoding HigA family addiction module antitoxin, with amino-acid sequence MATKTNQYHPQIAFHPGETLAEKLEELGMGPKEFAIRTGKPEKTVIAILKGKSSITPEMAVQFEHVLKIPAHFWLNMQRNYDEYMAREERQELLQEATEWAKSFPYSDLVKKEWIPARPSILEKTSELLAFFGISSHAAWEDYYFNQQLKVAFRISLAHTKEPYAISAWLRKGELQAAELPKMPYNERLFKDALPEIKSIMAAHPANFFEKLQALCLEAGVKVVHTPNIKKAPINGSTRWLGDTPLIQLSGRYKRNDSFWFTFFHEAGHIILHGKKDIFLEDVDYSDKDLAKEEEANNFAVKWTLSNEQEEEIIQRYSLTEDDVLEFAEKFNTHPAIIIGRLHHKKLLHYSVGRQFIEPVELA; translated from the coding sequence ATGGCAACTAAAACAAATCAATATCATCCGCAAATAGCTTTTCATCCTGGCGAAACGCTAGCTGAAAAGTTGGAGGAACTGGGTATGGGACCGAAAGAATTTGCTATCCGTACAGGCAAGCCCGAAAAAACGGTAATAGCGATACTCAAAGGCAAAAGCAGCATCACACCAGAAATGGCGGTGCAATTTGAACATGTACTCAAAATTCCTGCTCACTTTTGGCTGAATATGCAGCGTAATTATGATGAATACATGGCAAGAGAAGAACGCCAAGAACTGCTTCAAGAAGCAACAGAGTGGGCAAAATCATTCCCTTATTCGGATTTGGTCAAAAAAGAATGGATTCCTGCTAGACCCTCCATTTTGGAGAAAACATCCGAGTTATTGGCTTTTTTCGGCATCAGCAGTCACGCAGCTTGGGAGGACTACTACTTTAATCAGCAGCTTAAAGTGGCTTTTCGTATTTCTCTTGCTCATACCAAAGAACCCTACGCGATATCAGCATGGTTACGCAAAGGTGAACTACAGGCCGCTGAGTTGCCTAAAATGCCATACAATGAGAGGTTGTTTAAAGATGCCTTGCCTGAAATTAAAAGCATCATGGCAGCGCATCCTGCAAACTTCTTTGAAAAGCTACAAGCACTTTGTTTAGAAGCAGGTGTAAAAGTGGTGCATACACCCAATATTAAAAAAGCACCTATAAACGGAAGTACACGATGGCTTGGTGACACGCCACTCATTCAATTATCAGGCCGGTACAAAAGAAATGACAGCTTTTGGTTTACATTTTTTCATGAAGCAGGCCATATCATCCTTCATGGGAAAAAGGACATCTTTCTTGAAGACGTTGATTATTCAGATAAAGACTTGGCAAAGGAGGAAGAAGCAAACAACTTTGCAGTCAAATGGACCCTTTCAAATGAGCAAGAAGAAGAAATCATACAACGATATTCACTTACCGAAGATGATGTGCTGGAATTTGCTGAAAAATTCAACACGCATCCTGCCATCATCATAGGTCGTTTGCACCATAAGAAACTATTGCACTACTCAGTAGGAAGACAGTTTATTGAACCTGTAGAGTTAGCATAA